The following proteins are co-located in the Lagenorhynchus albirostris chromosome 4, mLagAlb1.1, whole genome shotgun sequence genome:
- the LOC132519384 gene encoding SWI/SNF-related matrix-associated actin-dependent regulator of chromatin subfamily D member 1-like — MPAGQPGGRAGARGARGSRGVPVPVVCAAAAAALGKMVARAGFQSVAPSGGAGASGGAGAAAALGLGGTPGPPVRMGPAPGQGLYRSPMPGAAYPRPGMLPGSRMTPQGPSMGPPGYGGKPSVLPGLAQSGMDQSLKRPAPQQTQQVQQQAVQNRNHNAKKKKMADKILPQRIRELVPESQAYMDLLAFERKLDQTIMRKQLDIQEALERPIKKKRKLRIFISNTFNPAKSDAEDGEGTVASWELRVEGRLLEDSALSKYDATKQKRKFSSFFKSLVIELDKDLYGPDNHLVEWHRTATTQETDGFQVKRPGHVNVRCTVLLMLDYQPPQFKLDPRLALLLGIHTQTRPVIIQALWQYIKTHKLQDPREQEFVICDKYLQQIFESQPMKFSEIPQQLHALLMPPEPIIINHVISVDPNDQKKTACYDIDVEVDDTLKTQMNSFLLSTASQQEIATLDNKIHETIETINQLKTQREFMLSFARDPQGFINDWLQSQCWDLKTMTDVVGNPEEERRAEFYFQPWAQEAVCRCFCSKVQQRRQELEQALGIRNT; from the coding sequence ATGCCGGCGGGCCAGCCGGGCGGCCGGGCTGGTGCGCGGGGAGCGCGGGGGTCGCGGGGAGTTCCGGTTCCAGTTGTTTGTGCAGCTGCAGCAGCGGCTCTGGGAAAGATGGTGGCCCGGGCGGGTTTCCAGTCTGTGGCTCCGAGCGGCGGCGCTGGAGCCTCAGGAGGGGCGGGCGCGGCGGCTGCCCTGGGTCTGGGCGGGACTCCGGGGCCTCCGGTGCGAATGGGCCCGGCGCCGGGTCAAGGGCTGTACCGCTCCCCGATGCCCGGAGCGGCCTATCCGAGACCAGGTATGCTACCAGGTAGCCGAATGACACCTCAGGGACCTTCCATGGGACCCCCTGGCTATGGGGGGAAACCTTCAGTCCTACCTGGCCTGGCCCAGTCAGGGATGGACCAGTCCCTCAAGAGACCTGCACCTCAGCAGACCCAGCAGGTCCAGCAGCAGGCGGTCCAAAATCGGAACCacaatgcaaagaaaaagaagatggctGACAAAATTCTACCTCAAAGGATTCGTGAACTGGTACCAGAATCCCAGGCCTATATGGATCTCTTGGCTTTTGAAAGGAAACTGGACCAGACTATCATGAGGAAACAGCTAGATATCCAGGAAGCCTTGGAACGTCCCATCAAGAAAAAACGGAAGCTgcgaattttcatttctaacactTTCAATCCGGCTAAGTCAGATGCTGAGGATGGGGAAGGGACGGTGGCTTCCTGGGAGCTTCGGGTAGAAGGACGGCTCCTGGAGGATTCAGCCTTGTCCAAATATGATGCCACCAAACAAAAGAGgaagttctcttctttttttaagtccTTGGTGATCGAACTGGACAAAGACCTGTATGGGCCAGATAACCATCTGGTGGAATGGCACAGGACCGCCACTACCCAGGAGACAGATGGCTTCCAGGTGAAGCGGCCAGGACATGTGAATGTACGGTGTACTGTCCTGCTGATGCTGGATTACCAGCCTCCTCAGTTTAAATTAGACCCTCGTCTGGCTCTGCTGCTGGGCATCCACACCCAGACCCGTCCAGTGATCATTCAAGCACTGTGGCAATATATTAAGACGCATAAGCTCCAGGACCCACGTGAGCAGGAGTTTGTTATCTGTGACAAGTATCTCCAGCAGATCTTTGAGTCTCAACCTATGAAGTTTTCAGAGATCCCCCAACAGCTCCACGCCTTGCTTATGCCACCAGAGCCCATCATCATTAATCATGTCATCAGTGTTGACCCGAATGATCAGAAAAAGACAGCTTGTTATGACATTGATGTGGAAGTGGATGATACCTTGAAGACCCAGATGAATTCTTTTCTGCTGTCTACTGCCAGCCAGCAGGAGATTGCTACTCTAGACAACAAGATCCATGAGACAATAGAAACTATCAATCAGCTGAAGACCCAGCGAGAGTTCATGCTGAGCTTTGCCAGAGACCCTCAGGGTTTCATCAATGACTGGCTTCAGTCCCAGTGCTGGGACCTCAAGACCATGACTGATGTGGTGGGTAACCCAGAGGAAGAGCGCCGAGCTGAGTTCTACTTCCAGCCTTGGGCACAGGAGGCCGTGTGCCGATGCTTCTGCTCCAAGGTGCAGCAGAGACGACAAGAATTAGAGCAAGCCCTGGGAATCCGAAATACATAG